In Xylanibacter ruminicola 23, a single genomic region encodes these proteins:
- a CDS encoding glycosyltransferase family 4 protein codes for MRILYDHQAFQYQKYGGVSNCFVKLIENLPPDIDYEIAICETDNEHLRNSNLVDVPKERLSFRNFISHNSFKGKSRLYNTITSILPFFTTSGRNLKKSIELLNKQDFDVFHPTYFDGYFLPYLKNKPFVLTVHDMIPELMFKKVDLQARMKPILCDKAAHIIAVSEKTKKDLVDILNVPQQKISVIYHGAPDKENSLLSTPIMEGKYILYVGMRHLYKNFIPMVKSLVPILHRRPDISIVCTGPDFTDEENRLFKTLRVERNMIHMRASDEELVNLYRFALCFIYPSEYEGFGIPILEAYKAKCPVLLNHASCFPEIAGDAAVYFHLDNIQSDLNQVMEQFLNFSVRERLDLLARQNERLKRYSWEKSARKLAEIYRNL; via the coding sequence ATGAGAATTCTGTATGACCATCAGGCTTTCCAGTATCAGAAATATGGAGGTGTTTCAAATTGTTTTGTTAAGTTAATAGAAAACCTTCCACCAGATATAGATTACGAGATAGCAATTTGTGAGACTGATAATGAACATTTGAGAAATTCTAATTTAGTTGATGTACCAAAAGAGAGGCTTTCCTTTAGAAACTTTATCTCTCATAATAGCTTTAAGGGGAAGTCTCGTTTGTATAATACGATTACATCTATTCTCCCGTTTTTTACAACTTCAGGAAGAAATTTGAAGAAAAGCATTGAGTTGCTAAACAAACAGGATTTCGATGTATTTCATCCAACATATTTTGATGGGTATTTTTTACCTTACCTTAAGAATAAGCCGTTTGTTTTGACAGTACATGATATGATTCCTGAACTCATGTTCAAGAAAGTGGATTTACAAGCTAGAATGAAACCTATATTATGTGATAAAGCGGCTCATATTATTGCTGTTTCAGAGAAAACCAAGAAGGACCTAGTCGACATTCTAAATGTACCACAACAGAAGATTTCTGTTATATATCATGGCGCTCCTGATAAGGAAAACAGTCTTCTTTCCACGCCTATTATGGAAGGAAAATACATTTTATATGTAGGCATGAGGCATTTATATAAGAATTTTATTCCTATGGTAAAGTCTTTGGTTCCTATTTTACATCGCCGACCAGATATTAGTATAGTCTGTACAGGGCCAGATTTTACAGATGAGGAGAATAGATTATTTAAAACTCTTCGTGTTGAAAGAAATATGATACACATGAGAGCATCTGACGAAGAACTTGTCAATTTATATAGATTCGCCCTTTGTTTCATATATCCATCTGAGTATGAAGGATTTGGAATTCCAATATTAGAAGCATATAAGGCCAAATGTCCAGTATTGCTAAATCATGCAAGTTGTTTCCCTGAAATCGCTGGTGATGCTGCTGTTTATTTCCATTTGGATAATATACAATCTGACTTGAATCAGGTAATGGAACAATTTCTTAATTTTTCAGTAAGAGAACGGTTAGATTTACTGGCTAGGCAAAACGAAAGGTTAAAAAGGTATTCTTGGGAGAAATCAGCCAGGAAGTTGGCAGAGATATACCGTAATTTATAA
- a CDS encoding glycosyltransferase family 2 protein translates to MNKTISIITVVFNDKDGLERTINSVLTQSYSSLEYIIIDGGSTDGTLNVIKEKQDKISKWISEPDKGIYDAMNKGIKMASSEWLCFMNAGDIFTNECVIEKVFSGDIPKSIDFLYSDIYVLNKKKERIVRKMDFHTGSLIHQCIIYKRKLHDVHGLYVVTPKIIISDFIFFAQIPEESVMKITPIIAVFEGGGISQQGNWAQQQAYCLDVVFRRRTFWGMVTAYTWKRLKALMPSEKKDFIKRHLGLDYKGNDINSSNH, encoded by the coding sequence ATGAATAAAACAATTTCAATTATTACGGTTGTCTTTAATGATAAAGATGGTTTAGAAAGAACCATTAATTCTGTTCTTACTCAATCTTATTCTTCATTAGAATATATCATTATTGATGGGGGAAGTACGGATGGTACATTAAATGTCATAAAAGAAAAACAAGATAAAATCAGTAAGTGGATTAGCGAACCTGATAAAGGTATTTATGATGCTATGAATAAAGGAATAAAGATGGCATCAAGTGAGTGGCTTTGTTTTATGAATGCAGGTGATATATTCACTAATGAATGTGTAATAGAAAAAGTTTTTAGTGGAGACATCCCCAAAAGCATAGATTTCCTGTATTCAGATATATATGTCCTTAACAAGAAAAAGGAAAGGATTGTTAGAAAAATGGACTTCCATACAGGAAGCCTCATTCATCAATGTATTATCTATAAAAGGAAGCTTCATGATGTACATGGATTATATGTTGTGACTCCAAAGATTATCATTTCTGATTTTATTTTCTTTGCTCAGATCCCGGAAGAAAGTGTTATGAAAATCACTCCAATTATTGCAGTTTTTGAAGGCGGTGGAATTTCTCAACAAGGTAACTGGGCCCAGCAGCAAGCATATTGTTTGGATGTCGTTTTCAGAAGGAGGACTTTCTGGGGTATGGTTACTGCTTACACATGGAAACGACTAAAGGCCTTAATGCCGAGCGAAAAAAAAGATTTTATAAAGAGACATCTGGGTTTGGATTATAAAGGAAATGACATCAACAGTTCTAATCATTGA